From one Macaca nemestrina isolate mMacNem1 chromosome 3, mMacNem.hap1, whole genome shotgun sequence genomic stretch:
- the LOC105477333 gene encoding ameloblastin has protein sequence MSASKIPLFKMKDLILILCLLEMSFAVPFFPQQTGTPGMASLSLETMRQLGSLQGLNTLSQYSRFGFGKSLNSLWMHGLLPPHSSPPWMRPREHETQQYEYSLPVHPPPLPSQPSLKPQQPGLKPFLQAAAATADEATAQKEALQPPIHLGQLLLQEGELPLVQQQVAPSDKPPKPELPRIDFADPQGPSLPRMDFPDPQGPSLPGLDFPDPQGPSIFQIARLISRGPMPQNKQSPLYPGMFYMPFGANQLNAPARLGIMSSEEMAGGRGDPMAYEAIFPGFGGMRSSLGGMPHKPAMGGDFTLEFDSPVAATKGPEKGEGGAQGSPMPEANPDDPENPAFLTELEPVAHAGLLALPKDDVPSLPRSPSGKMKGLPSVTPAGADPLMTPELADVYRTYDADMTTSVDFQDEVTMDTTMAPNSLQTSMPGNRAQEPEMMYDAWHFQEP, from the exons ttctttCCTCAGCAAACTGGAACACCGGGTATGGCTAGTTTGAGCCTTGAG ACAATGAGACAGTTGGGAAGTCTGCAAGGATTAAACACACTTTCTCAG TATTCTAGATTTGGCTTTGGGAAATCACTTAATTCTTTGTGGATGCACGGTCTCCTCCCACCACATTCCTCTCCTCCATGGATGAGGCCAAGGGAACATGAAACTCAACAG TATGAATATTCTTTGCCTGTGCATCCCCCACCTCTCCCATCACAGCCATCCTTGAAGCCTCAACAGCCAGGACTGAAACCTTTCCTCCAGGCCGCTGCTGCAACCGCCGACGAGGCCACAGCACAGAAAGAAGCACTTCAGCCTCCAATTCACCTGGGACAGCTGCTCTTGCAGGAAGGAGAACTGCCTCTGGTTCAGCAGCAGGTGGCACCATCAGATAAGCCACCAAAGCCTGAG CTCCCAAGAATAGATTTTGCTGATCCACAAGGTCCATCA CTCCCAAGAATGGATTTTCCTGATCCACAAGGTCCATCA CTCCCAGGATTGGATTTTCCTGATCCACAAGGTCCATCA ATTTTCCAAATAGCGCGTTTGATTTCTCGGGGACCAATGCCACAAAATAAACAATCTcca cttTATCCAGGAATGTTTTACATGCCTTTTGGAGCAAATCAACTG AATGCCCCTGCCAGACTTGGCATCATGAGTTCTGAAGAAATGGCA GGCGGGAGAGGAGACCCAATGGCCTATGAAGCCATATTTCCAGGATTTGGAGGCATGAGGTCCAGCTTGGGGGGAATGCCCCACAAGCCAGCTATGGGCGGTGACTTCACTCTGGAATTTGACTCCCCAGTGGCTGCGACCAAAGGCCctgagaagggagaaggaggtgCACAAGGCTCCCCTATGCCGGAGGCCAACCCAGACGATCCAGAAAACCCAGCTTTCCTTACAGAGCTAGAACCTGTTGCCCATGCAGGACTCCTTGCTCTCCCTAAGGATGATGTTCCCAGCCTGCCAAGGAGCCCTTCAGGGAAGATGAAGGGACTCCCTAGCGTCACCCCAGCAGGTGCTGACCCACTGATGACCCCTGAATTAGCTGATGTTTATAGGACCTACGATGCTGACATGACCACATCCGTGGATTTCCAGGATGAAGTAACCATGGATACCACAATGGCCCCAAACTCTCTGCAAACATCCATGCCAGGAAACAGAGCCCAGGAGCCCGAGATGATGTATGATGCGTGGCATTTCCAAGAGCCCTGA